GGCAATGCAAGTACCCCAGGAGTACAGACTTCTAGAACTAGTTTGGCAACGGCAGTTTCAAAAACATGAGTTGGCAACCTATTACCAAACTGATGATAAATTATCACTCCTACGCCGTTGGTTAGGTATAGCTACACCAGTAATACCCGATCTCGGCAAATATCCTCTGCCGATTCCTGATTTTCTCTACGAAGAGTTTGATGCCTACTGGGAGGAACTACTATACAACACAGAAGGCAAAATCCTGGAAAATATCATACCAACTCAAGTTGCGGGTATGGAACGAATCGCAAAAATTGCCCACAAAGTCCTGCAAAATCGACCACACTGGATCAATAAAGTCAGAGAAACGAAAGTTACTCCCTATCTGAAACATCAGCAACAGCTAGAATTAGGCAACCAATCGCCACCGCAATCTCTGCCTATTGATGCTAGTCCAACAGAAGCGTTGGAGTGGGTGACACAAAATTATCTTCCCTTCCGCCGTTGGGAAATTATTGTCAAGCAACCTTCCTTAGATCAAAGAATCAGCGATCACTTGGCAGATAGTTTTGTCAATTGGATGTTGCAGCACTATCCCCAGATGACACTAGACTCAGTTGAAAATTCTTACCTCAACTACAGCGTTGCCGCCAAAGTGCAAAATTTGTGTCGAGAAAGTCCGGTGTTATGGGTGGTAGTCGATGGGTTGGGGTGGTTAGATCATCTCGAACTTTTGTCTTACCTCACCCAAAATCATCAACTGGCATTAGAAACTCAACTGCAACCTCGGTTTAGCATTTTACCAACAAAAACAGAGTACGCCAAGTGGAGTTTGTACGCCCAACTTTTACCAAGTGATGTCACTTGGGCTGCGGATGCTGGGAAAGCTTTTGCGAAAATGGGCATAGGCAGACGTTATACAGATCGAAAAATAGATCAGCTTTACAATGCTTTGCAAAAAAAGACACACAAGCTGTACTGTTGGGATACAGATATATTTGATAATCTTTATCACAGTCAAATAGACTGGCAGAGTCTTTACACCCTTGATCGTCCTCACACCCTAGAAGGCATTGCCAAAAAAATTAATTACTGTTTGCAGCAATACCCCAAGCCAGAAGAATTGAGAATTGTCATTGCTAGCGATCATGGGCAAGTCATGGGTACACAAGACAAAATCTCTCATTGTCCCCCGGAACTTGAACCCAAGGGGAGAATGGCTATTGGCAAAACTGATGATCCCCGGTTTGTCGTGTTAGAGTGCGATCGCTACAATCTTCCCCACGATATCAGTATTGTCCGCAACGCTGCCAGTTTAGGTGCTTTCAGTTACACAAATACCAAACAAATTATCGGTTGTCACGGTGGACTTTTCCCCGAAGAAGTCGTAGTTGGTGTATCCGTACTGCGAAAATCAATTCAACGTGCCAAAGTGTATATCTCTTGCCGTGGTGAAGGCAAATCCAGACAACCTGGAGAACTAGAAATTACTATTGATAACCCTAACTCAGTCCCACTCACAAACCTTTGTTTGTATATACCAGAATTACCTGCTTTCAATTCTGGAAAATCTTTAGAACAGCAAATTCCAGCCAATCAACGAATTCACTTGCGAATTACAATTCCTGAAGTACCAGAATTACCGCCAAGCCATGAGAGAAATTATTTATCTCTTTGTGGGGAATTAACCTTTCGATTTGCCAATCTTGAACCAGGAAGCACAGCCTTAGCCTCTGACTCGCAACTTAAAATTAACCAATTATTTAGTAGTGGATTTAATATAGATGAATTCCTATGAAAGTGTTAGCGATAACAACGATTTTGTCCGCCATGTTTTCGGCAATTTGAGTATATCTAAAATTAGATTACCATCAAGTAGATTAAGTGATGCTGGTATCCCTAGCTTTGTTGCCGAGTGGATAATAGATAAAATTGTTCCTGGCGTAGCAGCAATGACGCTAACAGAAATGGAAAAAATAAATAACTTTATCAAAAAAGCATTTCCTCGAAAAGATGACCGCAATGAAATCATTTTTGATTTGACGCAGGGAGAGGTGCGAAAAATTATTGCCTTGATGCAGGTACGTAATAAATTAGATAATACTGGTAAAGTAATTCTTGAGCCATTAGCACAAATACCAGCCCTGAATTTAACTGATTGCAGTATTGCTACAGAAATTGTCGAACGTCATAAAATGTTGCTGCGTCAAGGAATTTGGGGAAAAATTAGCCTCTCCATGCTTCCTGACGGCCGAGTCGAAGTCATAGACTTTGAACCCTTTCAGTGTTCTCAAGTTGACTTACAAGCATACGCTGAATGTCGAGCAAAGTTCAATGCCCAACAATGGCGAGATTTGCTATTTTGTTCTATGGGTTTTAACCCCCAACATCCCAGTTATCACCAGGAAGTAAAAACCTGGATACTGGCAAGATTGCTGCCCTTGGTTGAACCTAATTACCACATTATGGAACTAGCACCAAAAGGCACTGGTAAAAGTTTTTTATTTGAAAATATTAGTAGTAAAGTTACTCTAATTAGCGGTGGTAAAATTACCCCTGCCCAACTTTTTGTCAATGGTAGAACTAAAGAAATTGGTTTACTTGGGCGTCATGAAGTTGTCGTTTTAGATGAAGTTCAAAGTCTCACATTTGATAATCCTGATGAAGTCATAGGAACACTCAAAAATTATCTAGCTACTGGTCGGTATAATCGTTCTGGGTTCGCTGATATTGCCAGTGATTGTGGGTTAGTAATGTTAGCAAATATCGAACTAGATGAGCAATTACGACCACGCAACGAAGATAACTTAGTCGCTAATCTGCCCAATTTTTTTCATGAAACTGCATTACTAGATCGTTTTTGTGGCATCATTCCCGGTTGGGAAATACCGAAATTTAAAAGAGAAATGATTGCTACTCAAATTGGTTTAAAAATGGATTTTTTTGGTGAGGTATTATTATCTCTACGCCGAGACAATCGCTTTATGTTCTATGCACAGCAACACAGCCATTTTGATAAAAATGTCACAGTCCGAGATCAGAATGCTATTCTCAAATCCGCATCAGGTTTTCTCAAACTTCTCTACCCACATTTAGAATTAACATTAATGGATTACCAGCGTGATTGTCTAGAACCTGCTTGTAGACTACGCCAAGCCATCCGCAATTCCTTATATTACCTTGATGATGAATTCAGACAGCTTGGTAAAGAAATTTATGTTGATGTGATGTAGGGGTTAGTGGGTAGAGACGCGATGTTCCTCGCGTCTGTACGTTAGTAGTTAGTGGTGAGTGGTTGTCATTTGTTACTCCCCGTGTCTCCCTTGTCTCCCTTCGCCCCCTAATCCCCTCCAGAGAACCCTGAGTTCCCCCTTGTCCTCCTGTCCCCTCACCAAAAATAACCCAGTTGTACAGTCGTCTGACGAGTAGATGAGTCGTATTTGAGAAGATACTCACGCGCGATCGCTTCGTTTTTTCTCAGTGTTTCTACTTCTTTCTCGCCAATTTCTGTATCAGTGGAAAGTAAAATTACTTGATGAGAAGCAGAGGGGAAGTAACGTTCAACTAAATTACTGCGATGAGAAGAATCTAATCTGCCCAATGGTGTATCAATTGCGACTGGTAAACGAAGTCCAGAGACTCGTGCTAGTCCCCATAGAAAAGCGATCGCTAAAAGTTGTTTTTCTCCTGCGGAAAGCCGATGCTTGGGAACTAGTTTACCTTGTAAGTCATACAAAGATAGGCTAAAAGTATTGGTATCAATAGCAATGCGATGCACTAAATCTGATTTGTGCAGCAGATAGCGAAAACATTCAGTGACTTCATTTTCTAATTTATTCAATTTTCTCAAAGTCAAGCGTTCCCGGAATAACTTCAGCGTTTCTTGAACTCTCGCAGAAGCTGTAATAATATGCTCTCTATTGTTGCGATCAATAGTTTGTTCTGTA
Above is a genomic segment from Fischerella sp. JS2 containing:
- the brxL gene encoding BREX system Lon protease-like protein BrxL, with the translated sequence MNSYESVSDNNDFVRHVFGNLSISKIRLPSSRLSDAGIPSFVAEWIIDKIVPGVAAMTLTEMEKINNFIKKAFPRKDDRNEIIFDLTQGEVRKIIALMQVRNKLDNTGKVILEPLAQIPALNLTDCSIATEIVERHKMLLRQGIWGKISLSMLPDGRVEVIDFEPFQCSQVDLQAYAECRAKFNAQQWRDLLFCSMGFNPQHPSYHQEVKTWILARLLPLVEPNYHIMELAPKGTGKSFLFENISSKVTLISGGKITPAQLFVNGRTKEIGLLGRHEVVVLDEVQSLTFDNPDEVIGTLKNYLATGRYNRSGFADIASDCGLVMLANIELDEQLRPRNEDNLVANLPNFFHETALLDRFCGIIPGWEIPKFKREMIATQIGLKMDFFGEVLLSLRRDNRFMFYAQQHSHFDKNVTVRDQNAILKSASGFLKLLYPHLELTLMDYQRDCLEPACRLRQAIRNSLYYLDDEFRQLGKEIYVDVM